CGGTCCCCGTTCGAACCGACGACCTGTGCGGAGAGAATTCGAGCAATTACTTCTGTAGAACAGTGCCGGCGGTAGCCCGCGGTCAGATCTCGTCGATCCGCCGATAGTCGTCGTCGAGCGCCTGGGCGTCCTCGGGGAGCAGCGCGACGACGAGGAACCCCGCCTGCGACCGGAAGTGATCGACGAGTCGGGCGATCCGATCCGCGTCGATCGCCTCGAGGGAGTCGAGCAGCATGAACGGACAGGTCTCGTACACCTCGTGGACCAGGTAGCCCGCCAGCGCGAACACCAGTCCGGTCACCTCGCGCTCGGACTCGCTCAGGTGCTCGACCGTGTCCTCGTAGGCGGTTCCGGACTCGGTCGTTCGGACGACGTGTAGCTCGAACCCGGTCGACTCGACCGTCCGCCGTCCCTCGCGAACGGTCCGTTCGGTGCGTTCGAGCCAGATGCGGTCGAGGTTCGCGTACTCGAGCAGGTCGAGCACCGTCGCCATGTGCTCGTTGAACTGCTCGACCGCGCGCGTCTCGAGGGTCTCGATCCGCGTGCGGAGGTCGGTCAGCTCCTCGCTGACCGAGTCGCGCTCGCGTTCGAGGCGGTCGCGGTCGTCGAGGCGGGATTCGAGCGTCTCGATGCGGTCGGTCGTCTCCGCCAGGTCGGACTCCAGTTGCCCGATCTCGAACTCCAGTTCGTTCGCCTCGCGGTGGAGGTCGAGGACGGTCGAGTAGTCCTCGTTCTCCCGTTTCTCGACGGCCGCTTCGAGGTCCTCGATGCGCGCCTCCTGTTCCTCGCGGCGTTCCGCCAGCGTCTCGAGGCGGTCGCGCCGCCGGTCGAGTTCGTCCTCGATGCGGTTCAGGCGCGTCTCGAGGCGGTCGCGGCGACCGCGGCGCGCCTCCAGCCCGTCGAGTTCCTCCTTGACCTCCCGCAGTTCGCTCCGGACCGCGTTGCGCTCGTTCAGCCGCTCCTTGCGGAGCGACTGCAGGCGGTCGACGGTCGTCTCGACCTGGTCGACGTCGACTTCCGTCCCGCAGGTCCAGCACACCGTCGTGTCGCCGTCGAGCAACCGGTCGGTCACGGCCCCCTCGTCGTCCGCGAGCGCCTCCGTGACGTCCGTCGCGGTCCCCTCGATCATCTCGCGGTTGAACTGGATGATGCTCTGGAGTTCGTTGATGGTCCCCTCGAGCGAGCGCTGGCGCGCCCTGAGCTGTTCCTGCCGGCTCTCGAGTTCGTCCGTCCCGTCGAGTTCGTCCGGGAGGTCCGCGAGTTCCGCCTCGAGTTCGTCGCGCTCCGCCTCGAGCGCGTCGATGCTCTCCCGCTCCGAGTCGCTGTCGAACCTGACGGTCTCGAGGGCGGACCGCGCCTCGCTGAGCTCTCCGAGGGTCTCCTCGAGCGCCGACTGCTCCTCGCGGGACTGCGTGATGTCGGCGTCCGCGGCCTCGATCTCCGCCTCCTTCTCCGCGAGCGCGTCGCGCTTCGCCTCGATGCGGCGTTTTAGCTCCTCGCGCTCCACCTCGCGGTCTCCGAGTTCGTCCTCGAGCGACTCGATGGCGTCGAGTTCCTCGTCGATGCGGCGTTTCTCCGCTTCGAGCCGGCCGATCTCCGCCTCGATCTCCTCGGTGTCGACCGGCCGCATGATGAGGTCGTGGAGGTCGTCCCCGCGGGCGACGGTGCGGCGCGCCTCGTTGGATTCGAGCAGGAACGCGAACAGCTCCGCGGTCGTCGGGTCGTCGAGGTACGCCTCCCCGTCGAACGCGACTGCGGACCCCTCGCGCCGGAGCGTCCGGCGGTACGTCTCGCCGCCGACCGTCAGCTCGACCATCCCCTCGTCCGCGTCGCCCTTGAGCGAGACGTCGTCGCTCCCCAGCCCCGCCATGAGCGCCTGCAGGAGCGACGTTCGGTTCGTCGCGTTCCGCCCGCGGAGTACCGTCACGCCCGGATAGAACGTCACGTCCGTCTCGGTGATCCCACCGACGTTACGGACGTCGACCGTCACCTCCTCGGCGACGGCCTGTGGCGAGTTCATACGCGTGGGAACGGGTGCCGCAGGTATATCCCTTTTCGAACGATTCGACGGCCTCCCCGGGGCGGACGGGGCGATCGCCGTCCGCCGTCGGGCCCCTCCCTCTCCCGAGACGGAGTGTCCCGCCCGCCGAACGGGGCGACACGTATTACCACGCGTCGCTTCCGCTCGGGTACCGACATGAGCGAGCAAGCGTCCGCGCCGGGGGAATCACGGGAACGACGGGAGCGCTCGTCCCGCCCCGCCGAGACGGGGCCGCAGCAGCAGGAACGGCGGCTCGCGGAGAAGGCGGCGCGCCGTCGGTCCCGGGAGGGGGGAGAGCGCGCCCGAGCGAGCGAGGAGGGGACGGTCCACCTCAAGGTGTTCCGGTACGACCCCGAGGTCGAAGGGAAGCGAGAGCCCCGCTTCGATCACTTTCACGTCCCCGAGAGGAAGGGACTCACGGTGCTCGACGCGCTCATCTACGCGCGCGACCGGTTCGACCCCAGCCTGACCGTTCGCCACTCCTGTCGACAGGCGGTGTGCGGGAGCGACGCGGTCTTCGTAAACGGGCGTCAGCGTCTCGCCTGTCGGACGCAGATCGCCGACCTCGAGGAGCCGATCGTGGTCGAACCCCTCCCCCACCAGGAGGTCCTGAAGGACCTCGTCGTCGAGATGGGACACTTCTACGATCAGATGGACGCGGTCGAGCCGTTCTTCCAGCCCGACTCGCTCCCGAGCGACCCCCTGGAGGAACAGCGACAGTCGCGCGAGAACCGCGAGGCGATCAGGGCGGCCACGCGCTGCATCTGGTGCGCCGCGTGTACCTCCTCGTGTAACATCTACGCCGGCGACGACCGGTTTCTCGGTCCCGCCCCGATCAACATGGGGTACCGGTTCTACATGGACGAACGCGAGGGGAGCGACGCGCGGCGCAGGCGGCTTGCCATCCTGGACGAACCGCACGGAGTGTGGCGGTGTCAGACGCAGTTCTCCTGCACGGAGGTCTGCCCGAAGGACATCCCGCTCACGAAGCACATCCAGGAGATGAAGCGCGAGGCGGTGAAGAACGATCTCAAGTTCTGGTAGTCGAAGCGGTTCGGTCGGCTCTCCCCGTCGCCCGCTGCTCACGACCGACGGTCGCACCCGCCGGCCCGCAGCAGGTCGCTCGCCTCGTACCGCGTCCCGCAGTCCTCGCAGACGACCTGGACGGCGACGAACACGGAGAACGAGTCGATCCCGAGGCGGTCCGTTCGGCTGAGCCGGTCGACGGTCTCCTCGGTCGCCGCGACCGTCCGGTTGCGGAGCCGTTCGAGGCGGTCGCGGTCCTTCCGCAGTCGCTCGTCGTCGCTCGTCGTCGGGGCGGACGCCCCCCGGACCTTCCGCAGGTGGGAGTGGACCGCCCGGTGGGTCACGAAGTCGCGCCGGAGCGCCTCGACGTCGACGTCCGCGCGTTCGAGTCTCGACTCGGCCCGTCCGCGTTCGCCCCGGTCACGTCGTCGTCGGACAGCAGCCGATACGTCTCCGCGACCGTCCGGTCGGATCGGGGTACGCCGGCCGTCGAGAGCGCCGCCTCCAGGCGTGAACTTCCGCCGTGCCAATCCTTATCCTCCCTCCGGCCGAACCGTCGACCATGGTCGACGTAGCAATCGTCGGCGGCGGTCCCGCCGGGCTGAGCGCGGCGCTGTTCACCGCGAAGAACGGACTGGACACCGTCGTCTTCGACACCGACGAGACCTGGATGCACAAGGCGCACCTGTTCAACTACCTCGGGATCCGTAGCATCGCGGGCGACGAGTTCATGGCGGTCGCGCGCGGACAGGTCGCGGACCGCGGCGCAGACCTCCGGGCGGGCGAGGAGGTGACCGGCGTCGAATCCACCGACGACGGCTTCCGCGTGACGACCGACGACGGCGAACACGACGCGCGCTACCTCGTGCTCGCGACGGGCACCGACCGGGAGTTCGCGGAGCGCCTCGGCTGCGACACGGACGGCGACACGGTCGCCGTGAACCTCAGCATGGAGACGAGCGTCGAGAACGTCTACGCGACGGGCGCGCTCATCCGCGACCAGGAGTGGCAGGCCGTCATCTCGGCCGGCGACGGCGGCGCGGCGGCCCTCGACATCCTGAGCAAGGAGAAGGGCGAGCACTTCCACGACTTCGACACGCCCGCCGACGTGCCGGAGCTGTAGCGGTCGACCCCCGTCCGTTCACGACGGCGATCGACGCGGCGAGCCGTCCGAACGGCGCTCGGTTCGGCGTCGACTTTCGAATCCAGCGTCTCGACCGGACCCGACTTCACGATCCGGCGTCGACCGCGCCGTCCGACCGCGGACCGACGCTCGACGATGGCAGGGCCGCCGCGCTTCGTCCGACACCGGAACGATCGCGGCGGTGATCGCCGGATCCGCGCGCCCCCGGCGGTTTAGTTCTCGTAACCGCAACGGGAGTAAATCGGGCGCGTGTACGTACCGGTACACATGGACCGCTGGGCATACGGGCTCCTGTCGCTGCTCGCGCTCGCGACGGTCGGCGTCGGCGCGTTGACGACGCCGAAGCCCCTGGATGCGTTCCTCGTCGAGAGCACCGGACAGTTCGTGACGACGACGCTCGCGATGGCGTGGATCACGTGGTGGGCGCTGGTCCTCGGGTTCGCCATCGCCGGCGGCGTCGAGGCGTGGGTCTCGAAGGACCGGATCGCCGACTACCTCGAGGGCCACGGTCCCCGCGAGATCGGCGCGGCGACGTTCTTCGGGTTCGTCTCCTCGTCGTGCTCCTACAGCGCCATCGCGACGGCGAAGAACCTGTTCAAGAAGGGCGGTTCCGCGGCGGCCACCGTCGGCGCGTTCATGTTCGCCTCGACGAACCTCGTCATCGAGATCGGGGTGATCATCTGGATCCTGCTCGGCTGGCAGTTCCTGCTGGCGGACTTCGTCGGAGGGCTCGTGCTCATCGCGCTGATGGCGCTCGGGTTCGTCTACCTCGTTCCCGACGAACTCGTCGAGCGGGCGCGGCGCAACGCGATGGACGACGAGGAGCCGACCGCGCGGGACCCCGTCTGCGGGATGGAGGTGAACCCGGAGGAGACCGACTACGCCACCGAACACGACGGGCGGACCTACTACTTCTGTTCGCGAGCCTGTAAGGACGGTTTCGATCCCGAGGAGGCCAACACGACTGTTCGCGAGCAGGCAACGTCGCTCTCGGGGTGGAAGGCCCTCGCCGACAAGCAGTGGAAGGAGTGGGGGATGCTCTGGGACGAGATCGCCATCGGCTTCGTCTTCGCCGGCCTCATCGCCGGGTTCATCCCCGAGTCCGTGTGGACGAGCCTCTTCGCCGGCGGCGAGTCGGGCGCGCCGGTGTTCGTCCTCTGGACGGCCGCGCTCGGCGCGGTCATCGGTGTCGCGACGTTCGTCTGCTCGGTGGGCAACGTCCCGTTCGGGACCGTCCTCTGGACGCGCGGGCTGCCGTTCGGGTCGGTGCTGAGCTACATCTACGCCGACCTCATCGTCCCGCCCATCGTCGAGGCCTACCGGGAGTACTACGGGACGACGTTCGCCGCCGTCCTCTCTGCGATGATCTTCGTCGCGGCGGTCGTGACGGGGGTGCTCGTCCACTTCCTGTTTCTCGCGCTGGGGCTCGTCCCCGATCCGTCCACCGCAGAGATCGCGGAGGTGAAGATCGAACTCAACTACAAGCTCGTCCTGAACGTCCTCGCGACGGCGTTCTTCCTGTTTCTCTACTGGCTCCACCGACGCGAGTCGGTCGGGAGCGGGGAGGGATCGATGGCGACCTCCGCGGACTGAGATCGGTTCCGGGTCGTCCGCCCCTCCGACGGGCCGATCCTCCGACTCCGGCCCTTCGACGCTCGGACCCGCCGCCGACCCGTCGGATCGAACGAGAATATTGTGCAGACGACCCATTTATGTGAATCGACGACCAACGTCGCGTATGAGCTACCGAATGCAACGGCGGGTGGACGACGAGTTCGATCGGGTCGTCTCGCGAACCGAGGCGGCGCTCTCGGAGGAGGGCTTCGGCGTCCTCTCGGACATCGACGTGCGGGCGGCGTTCGAGGAGAAACTCGGTCTCGAGGGCTACCCGCGCTACCGGATCCTCGGGGCGTGCAACCCCGCGCTCGCGCGCGAGGGACTGGACGCCGAACCCGACCTCGGGGCGTTGCTACCGTGCAACGTCGTCGTCCGCGAGGACGGATCGGGCGAGGTCGTGGTGAGCGCGGTCGATCCGGGCGCGATGCTCTCGGTCGTCGAGAACCCCGCGCTCGACTCCATCGCGGACGACGTCGACGAGCGCTTCCAGCGCGTGCTCGACGCCGTCGCCGCCGGCGACTGAGCGGATCGCGGTCGGTCCTCCCGTCCTCCTCGACGGCGAATCACCGTCCCCGCCGACGGCCCTTCACGCTCTCAGCTCTCTCTCGAACGCGTGTAGTACGGCTTCGTGGTAGTATCACGCCTCCGCATATCTATCTGGAATGTGACTGTTTCGGGGAACCATTTCAAAATATCGTCGTATTATGCCGTTTTCGGTACTGTTAACGACGAGATATTTAGCGGCAGGACCGTAATTAACCGCTCTTCGACGGTGCGGGGACGATGATCGTCACTCCGATACGTGTTTCATAACGTTCCGACCGATTTCTGCAGATTTCAGTTACTGTAACTAACTATAGATAACCACCTAGAATGGACCCTCGTGACCGCGTAATACTCAGGTGAATTTGATTTGACGAAGTACCGGACGCACACGAAGGAAACACAACGCTATCGGACGAATTCATGAGCGATTCAACAGACACGGACGCATCGAACGACATCCCGGAGCCGGAGATGAGTACGGCGTCGCGGCGAACCTTCCTGAAGGGGAGCGGCGTGGTCGGCTCGGCCGCCCTCCTCGGGGGCGCGGGCATGGGGGGTGCGAACCTCCTCGACGGCGACAATCAGGGGACGGTCCCCGACGAACCGGACGACGGCGGCGAGGTCCGCCACTTCACGGTCCACGCCGTGGAGGTCGACCTCGTCTACAACCGCTACGGACTGCACCAGCCGAACGCGGCGGTGTACGTCCTCGAGGAGAACCTCGCGGAGGCGTGCGCGGCCTCCGGCGAGGTCCCGTGCGGGAACAACGTCGTCCTGGAGGACTCGCCGTTCTGCGACGACCTCCCGGAGATCGAAGGCGGCCACCGCGGTCACCACGACTGGTGTCCGCACCACGGGAAGGGTCACCACGGAAAGGCCCACCACGACCACCAGCACGGCGAGGATCCCGACCACCGTCACGCACACGGTGAGGACCACCACGGTGACGGTCACCACGATGAGCGGGCCCACCACGACCACCAGCACGGGGATCACCGCCACCACGACCACCCCCACGGCGACGATCACCACCGGGAACGCCGGGGGAAGCACCACCACCACGAGAAGGACGATCAGGGGAAGAAACACGGGCACGGGGGGAAGAAACACCGCGGAACGCATCACCACGGGGAGAAGAAGCGAAAGAAGCGAAAGAAGGATGACGTGGAGACGCGCGTCCTCCAGCCGCTCGTGCTCCGCGCGAACCAGGGCGACATCATCGAGATCGAGTTCGTGAACCACCTCGACCGCCACGCCTCGATGCACCAGACCGCCCTCCCCTACGACGTCGAACTCAACGACGGGATGGACGTCGGGTTCAACCCGAACACGACCGTCCCGCCGGGCGAGTCGATCACCTACCGCTGGCACGCGGCGCAGTTCGGCGGTCACTTCTTCCTCGACGGGGCGAACCAGGTGTACGACAGCGCCGAGGAGCCGCCGCAGGTGGCGAACCTGCTCTCGCGCGGCCTGTTCGGGACGGCGGTCGTCTACCCCCAGGGGACGACCTACACGGACCCGTACACGGGCGAGGAGGACCCGGTCAGCGTCCAGGCGGACATCCACGTTCCGGAGGACCTGTCCCAGGAGGCGATCGACAACGGCTTCGTTCCGGGCGTCAGCTACCGCGAGGTCGTCCTGCACTACCACACGCCGGAGGGCATCGTGACCTCTGACGGCGGGCAACTCACCTGGCCCGACAGCGACGAACCGCAGATGGTCCACGCGATCAACTACCGGGCCGATCCGACCGGGAACCGGATCGATCCGGACAACTGCCCGGCCTGTGATTCATCCGAGTTCTACAGCTCGTGGATCCACGGCGACCCCGGCGGCGGCGATCAGGTCTACCCGATGTACGTCGGCGATCCGGTCAGGACCATCTCCGTCGGCGCGTCGGTCGAGGAGAACCACGTCCACCACCTCCACAACCACCGCTGGAAGGAGGTGCCGCCGGACGACGACTCCGACACGATCGACTCGCAGACGATCGGACTCGGTGCCGTGTACGACCAGTCGCTGGTCCCCGCGTTCGGAACGCCCCGGGCGGCCATCGACGACTTCCAGACGGTCCGCCCGGACATGACGTACGCCGAGGCGTTCCAGGTCGGGGCCGGAGGTGCCCACGGCAACGCCGGAGACATCCTGTTCCACTGTCATCTCTTCCCCCACTACGGCGAGGGGATGTGGGGCATGCTGCGCGTGCTGGACAAGGAACAGAAGGGGCTGAAGACGCTCCCGACCAACGAGCCGCCCATCCCGAAGGACTCCGACATCCCCGGGTATCCGGACTTCATCCCCGGCGAGTTCGGCATCGGTCCGCCGTTTCCGCCGTACGGGGCCGCCGGTCTCGAGGAGTTCCGCGACCCCACCCCGGCGGAGCGAAAGGCGCTGACCCGGAAGGGAGAGATCATCCCGGGCGCGCCGTACACCGACCCGTGCGATCCCGAGATCGACGTTCCCGGCTACGACGGCCCGGACGTGGCGATCGAGGGGCAGAAGCGCGAGTACACCATCGTCGCGCTGCGAGCGGACGTCGTCTACAACGACGCCGGACACCACGACCCCGAGGGGCGGGTGTTCGTCCTCGAGGAGGACGTCGAGGCCGTGAAGTGCGGCGACATGAACCCCGAACCCCTGGTGATCCGCGCGAACGTCGGCGACTGCGTCGAGATCACCCTCAAAAACGAGATCGAGGAGGACGTGATCCCCGTGCCGACCGTCGGCAAACCGGACAAGTCCGGCGGGAAGTCGAACCACATCCACTTCGTCTCCTACGACGTGCTCGGATCGGACTCGCTCGCCAGCGGGTTCAACTACAACCAGCAGTCGCTCCCGGAACAGGAACTGCCGCTCCGGTGGTTCCCGGACGAGGAGGGGACGATCTTCTTCCACGACCACATCACGGGCGTCGAGAACGTCATGAACGGAACGTTCGCCCAGCTCATCATCGAGCCGCCGGAGTCGGAGTGGCTCGACCCGCACACGGGCGAGCCCATCTGGAGCGGAACGCAGGCCATCATCCAGAACCCGAACGGCGAGGACTTCCGCGAGTTCGCGCTCCTGTACCAGGACTTCGCGCAGCTCGTCGACCGCGACGGGGAGTTCATCAACAACGACCGGGAGCACAACGAGAACGCCGGGACGATGGCGATCAACTACCGGAACGAGCCGTACTTCATCCGCGACGAGGGCGATCCCGCCTACGTCCACAGCTCGTTCGTTCACGGCGATCCGGCGACGCCCACCCTCGAAGCCTACGAGAACGACCCCGTCAGGTTCCGGTTGTTACACGCCGCCTACGAGGAGCAGCACAACTTCACGATCTACGGTCGCAAGTTCGAGCCGGAGGGGCTCGACCCGCAGGACGCGGTGTCGCAGGTCATCGGGACGTCCGAGGCGTTCACCATGGACCTGCAACCCGAACAGGAGGAACCCGGGCTGGAGACGCTGACCGAGAACCCGGCCGGGCTCCCCATCCGCGATTACCTCTACGGGTCGACGGTCGTCGACGACCTCTGGACGGGGATGTGGGGGATCCACCGCGTCTTCGGCGCGAAGGTCCCGCACCTCCACCCGCTACCGGACCGCGGGGCACCGAAGGGGAAGATCACCCGCAAGGAGCTGAAGGAACTGGGCCACCCGGCCGCGTTCGACGACCGCGCGACGATCGGCCACGAGGCGAAGCTCCGCTACGACGAGGACGACGACCGGGCGTTCCCGCCGGACAAGGACGAGCGCCACAACCGGAGCATCCCCGAGAGCCCGCCGCCGATCGCGCCGCGTCCCGGCGATCCGTGTCCGGAGCAGGCCCCGGATCGGGTGTTCGACGTCACCGCCTTCCGGACCACGATCGAGTACAACGATCACGGCGACCAGGACCCGCTCGGGATCGTGTTCGCGATGGACAGGCACGTCGAGGACATCGAGGCCGGTCGGCGCAGGCCGACGCCGCTTACGCTCTGGGCAAACGAGGGCGACTGCATCCAGGTCAACCTCACCAACCGCCTGCCGGCGGCGATCGACGAGGAGGACCTGGAGGAGGACCTGCTCGCGTTCCTCGAGGACCTGCTCGACGACGTGGACCTGCACCCCGAGGACCTGCGAGACGCGCTCGCTACGTCCATCGAGCGCGGGGCGTCGCCCGAGGAGTGCGACGAGATCGTCGAGCGGTTCAGCGACGCGCTCTCCGACGACCTGATCGACCGGATCGAGGCGAAGGTCAGGGAGTTGCTGGAGCGGTTCGAGGGCGACGGGCTGAACAACGACCACGCCCACCCGAAGATGCGCATCGAGCGCCCCTGGAACCGCTCCGAGCGGATCTCGCTGCACCCCACGCGCCTCACCTACAACGTGCTGGGGTCCGACGGCGCGACGATCGGGTTCAACTGGGACCAGACGATCCCGCCCGGCGAGACCATCACCTACCGGTGGCTCGCCGACGAGCCGATCGGCACGAGCGTCCTCTGGGACAACGCGGACATCCGGAGCAACCGCCACCACGGCGCGTACGGCCGGATCATCATCGAGCCCGAGGACGTGGCGTTCGCGGATTCGAGCACCGCCGAACCCCTCATCCAGGGGCTGAGTCAGTCCGCGATGGTGAAGGACCCGGACGGCGAGGACTTCCGCGAGTACGCGCTCGCGTTCGCCGACGCGCAGTACATCGTCAACGAGGACCCGGACGCGCCGTGCGTCGTCCCGCCCGGACCGGACGCCGAGGGGGAGACGGGCGAGGGCGAGGAGCCGGACCCGTGCAACCAGATCCCGGACGACACCGAGGATCAGGGGTACCTCGGTGTCAACTACCGGTGTGAGCCGTTCATCCGGCGGTTCGACGAGGACCCCGACCCGTGGCAGGTGTACGACTCCGAGATCCACGGCGACCCTGCGACGCCGCTCCCGCGGGCGCTGCTCGGCGACCCGGTCGTCTTCCGCGTCCACAAGACCGCCGACAAGGCGCGCGGGCTCTCGTTCCACCTCGCGGCCCACCAGTGGAACCGCTTCAGGAACGTCGAAGCGTCCGAGGACATCGGCGTGGACGACCGGTTCACGGTCGGCAAGGCCGACCGGATCGAACCGTTCGGCGGGGCCGGCGGGCTGGCCGAGAGCACCGGCGACTTCGTCTACCAGGAGCTGAAGGAGCGCCGTCGGCTCGAAGCCGGCGCGTGGGGTATCTTCCGCGTCCGCGACAGCCTCGACGACTTCCAGCGGCTGATGCAACCACTGCCGGACAAGACTGCCGACGTGCCGCTGACCGAGCGCCCCGGCTGGGAAGTCGCGCACGGCGATCTGGCCGGCGACGGGACGCGGGACACCCTGATCGGCGTACCGTCGAGCGACATCAACGGCGTTAACGCGGGTGCCGCCTACCTGTTCGTCGGCCCGCACGGGCCGATCACGGATCTCCTCGACGCCGACGTGCAGTTCCTCGGGGCGACCCACGGCGAGCAGGCCGGACAGGCCGTGGACATCGTCAGGAACGGCGACGGGGGTCGCTCCGTCGTCGTCATGAGCGAGAGCGGGAAGCACACCGTCCCCGTCACGGAACTCCGGCGCGGGACGATGGACCTGGGGAACCTGTAGCCGGGCGGTCGCGGCGCGCCGGCCCGCGCTCTCCCCGTCCTCGCGACGTGAGCGGCGGGTGAGTCCACCCCGACGCGTTAGAGCGCGTTCGCGCCGCTGTGCGTACTCCTCTCTCGAAAAGAACGGGAGCGGCTTCCGATACCGCTGTCAGCAGTCCTCCTCTACCTCGAGTTCGACCGTCTTCTCGACGGTGAGTTTGGGGTCCGCCTCGACGCAGACCTCCTCCTCGAGTTCGACTTCCACCTCCTCGACGGCGCGGATCTGCCCTCGGACCTCCCCCGCCGGGTGCTCTTCCGTGTGAACGTTCACGTAGGCCCCGCCGTCGGCCATGGCCTCGATCAGCGCGCGGAGCGGCTTCCCGGCGAGCGGGCCGACCAGATCGTCCGCCCTGATCGAACCCTTTGCGAGGAGGCCGTTCTCCGTGACGCCCTGTTCGAGCGGCGCGACGAACTCGCCCTCCTCGTCCTCCTTCCCGAAGAGGAAGGCGACGACGGGGCCGTTCTCGCCGCGCTCGCCGAGGTGGATGTGCGCCTGCGTCACGTCCTTCACGTTCGCGACGAGGAGCGCGTAGTGGATGTGGAGACCGCCGTGTTTCGCGACCTGGAAGACCGCAGCGCCCTTCCCCTTCGTCTCGACCGGCGGGACCTCCTCGTCCCCCGTGAGCGTCCCCGCGCTGAACACCGGCCCTCGCTTGGCGTGTCCTTTCCTCCCGTGTTCCTTCTTCTCGTGTTCTTTCTCGTCGTCCGATCCCTCGGTCGCACCGATCGATTGCGTACCCAGCCCCGCGCCGGCGACCGTTCCGGCACCGACGAGTTTGAGTACGGTTCGTCTAGACGTGTCCATTGTATTTCTCCTCCGACGAGTCGTACGCTCCGACGAGTGACTAAATTGTTATACGGTAATCGGCGTGACAGAATGACTGTGCGGGTACCGGTACATCCACCGTATCGATCCGTTAACCGCCTCGTCGTGGGCGAATTTCCCGACCTCGGGATCGACCGACCGCTCGACGCTACCGGGCGTAACGAGACGGTAACCGGAGTCCTCCCAGGCGACGTCACACGTTCCTGACGGTCCTGTCCGTCGAGTGATTCATCGGAACTGGCGTTGGGGCGGTACCGCCCGATCGCAGGCGAGGCACGGGGTCGGACGTGCGACGAGGTAGGTACCGAAGACAGTAGCAGGGGTCGGCCGGGACGAGACTATCGGGAACCCAGCGATACGCTACGGACCGCGTGGGGGAGACCGGCCGACGTGCCCGTCGTCGGGTCGTCGGCGGCGTCACGTGCTATCGTTCGCCGCCGACGAACTGTGCCTTCGTCGGACGCGTAATGAACTTTCTGGTAATTGTGACTGTTTCTACGGCGTACCGATCTGGCGTTCGCGGCGGCGGTGCCGATCGAACGGCTCGAGAGACTGTCCGGCGGGAGACGGGGGAGACGATCAGAGCCCCGTCGGGTAGAGTTCGGGTACCGTCTCGCGCGTCGCGTGGAGGCGAAGCGGGTGGAGCGCGCGTCTCGTCGGCGTGGACGAACGCGTCGTACCGCTCCGGGAGCACGGTCGGCACGTAGTTCGCCGCCTCGCGGTTCGGGTGGTAGACGACGCCGATCGCCCGGTGGCCGCGCTCGTCGGCGAGCGGGGTACCCGCCGCGAGGTCGTCGGAGAGCAGGAGTCGGAAGCGATCGGGACGCTCACCGGACGATTCGCGACAGAACCCGCGCTTCCGCCTTCTGGAGGTGCTCGCCGACCGTCGACTGGCTCAGTCCGGCCGCCTCGGCCACCTCGGCGAGCGTGGCGCGCCGCGGAACCTCGTAGTACCCCCGATCGACGGCGATCGAGAGCACCCGGTACTGGCGGTCGGTCAGCAGTGAGGCGAGTTCCCGTGCCCCGGGGCGGTACTCGCCCGTCTCGAGGAGGCGCACGTCGACGACGTCGGCGACGGCGTCCAGTGCGCGCTCCAGCGACTCGGCGTCGCCGACGAGCGTCGCGTGGA
The window above is part of the Halomarina pelagica genome. Proteins encoded here:
- a CDS encoding succinate dehydrogenase/fumarate reductase iron-sulfur subunit is translated as MSEQASAPGESRERRERSSRPAETGPQQQERRLAEKAARRRSREGGERARASEEGTVHLKVFRYDPEVEGKREPRFDHFHVPERKGLTVLDALIYARDRFDPSLTVRHSCRQAVCGSDAVFVNGRQRLACRTQIADLEEPIVVEPLPHQEVLKDLVVEMGHFYDQMDAVEPFFQPDSLPSDPLEEQRQSRENREAIRAATRCIWCAACTSSCNIYAGDDRFLGPAPINMGYRFYMDEREGSDARRRRLAILDEPHGVWRCQTQFSCTEVCPKDIPLTKHIQEMKREAVKNDLKFW
- a CDS encoding FAD-dependent oxidoreductase: MVDVAIVGGGPAGLSAALFTAKNGLDTVVFDTDETWMHKAHLFNYLGIRSIAGDEFMAVARGQVADRGADLRAGEEVTGVESTDDGFRVTTDDGEHDARYLVLATGTDREFAERLGCDTDGDTVAVNLSMETSVENVYATGALIRDQEWQAVISAGDGGAAALDILSKEKGEHFHDFDTPADVPEL
- a CDS encoding permease; the encoded protein is MDRWAYGLLSLLALATVGVGALTTPKPLDAFLVESTGQFVTTTLAMAWITWWALVLGFAIAGGVEAWVSKDRIADYLEGHGPREIGAATFFGFVSSSCSYSAIATAKNLFKKGGSAAATVGAFMFASTNLVIEIGVIIWILLGWQFLLADFVGGLVLIALMALGFVYLVPDELVERARRNAMDDEEPTARDPVCGMEVNPEETDYATEHDGRTYYFCSRACKDGFDPEEANTTVREQATSLSGWKALADKQWKEWGMLWDEIAIGFVFAGLIAGFIPESVWTSLFAGGESGAPVFVLWTAALGAVIGVATFVCSVGNVPFGTVLWTRGLPFGSVLSYIYADLIVPPIVEAYREYYGTTFAAVLSAMIFVAAVVTGVLVHFLFLALGLVPDPSTAEIAEVKIELNYKLVLNVLATAFFLFLYWLHRRESVGSGEGSMATSAD
- a CDS encoding DUF302 domain-containing protein, whose product is MSYRMQRRVDDEFDRVVSRTEAALSEEGFGVLSDIDVRAAFEEKLGLEGYPRYRILGACNPALAREGLDAEPDLGALLPCNVVVREDGSGEVVVSAVDPGAMLSVVENPALDSIADDVDERFQRVLDAVAAGD
- a CDS encoding archaea-specific SMC-related protein, translated to MNSPQAVAEEVTVDVRNVGGITETDVTFYPGVTVLRGRNATNRTSLLQALMAGLGSDDVSLKGDADEGMVELTVGGETYRRTLRREGSAVAFDGEAYLDDPTTAELFAFLLESNEARRTVARGDDLHDLIMRPVDTEEIEAEIGRLEAEKRRIDEELDAIESLEDELGDREVEREELKRRIEAKRDALAEKEAEIEAADADITQSREEQSALEETLGELSEARSALETVRFDSDSERESIDALEAERDELEAELADLPDELDGTDELESRQEQLRARQRSLEGTINELQSIIQFNREMIEGTATDVTEALADDEGAVTDRLLDGDTTVCWTCGTEVDVDQVETTVDRLQSLRKERLNERNAVRSELREVKEELDGLEARRGRRDRLETRLNRIEDELDRRRDRLETLAERREEQEARIEDLEAAVEKRENEDYSTVLDLHREANELEFEIGQLESDLAETTDRIETLESRLDDRDRLERERDSVSEELTDLRTRIETLETRAVEQFNEHMATVLDLLEYANLDRIWLERTERTVREGRRTVESTGFELHVVRTTESGTAYEDTVEHLSESEREVTGLVFALAGYLVHEVYETCPFMLLDSLEAIDADRIARLVDHFRSQAGFLVVALLPEDAQALDDDYRRIDEI
- the rdfA gene encoding rod-determining factor RdfA; protein product: MARRKFTPGGGALDGRRTPIRPDGRGDVSAAVRRRRDRGERGRAESRLERADVDVEALRRDFVTHRAVHSHLRKVRGASAPTTSDDERLRKDRDRLERLRNRTVAATEETVDRLSRTDRLGIDSFSVFVAVQVVCEDCGTRYEASDLLRAGGCDRRS